The following coding sequences are from one Nicotiana tomentosiformis chromosome 3, ASM39032v3, whole genome shotgun sequence window:
- the LOC104120534 gene encoding O-fucosyltransferase 13 isoform X1, whose amino-acid sequence MIASTVRKPLFGVTVLAFSLFLALFLFPPFPFFSDPTLTFNSSLVERPEIWSIRRIAEWRPCNWWLQPQLNALPAQTNGYIRVDCYGGLNQMRRDLCDGVGIACLLNAILVLPKFEVAAYWNESSGFEDVFDVDYFIQQMKGFVEVVKELPTEIASKDPVRVDCSKRKGQFDYVESVLPSLLKHGYISITPAMSQRRDRYPLYAKAALCQGCYSALRLTSTLEKKAFELLQAIPKPFLSLHLRFEPDMVAYSQCKYTGLSLASAKAIEAARVDRKPWTGEMARLWRSRGKCPLTPNETALILEALAIPTNTTIYLAAGDGLMELEGLTSMYTNVVTKSSLLSGEDFTTMHGNTKAALDYYVSINSDSYMATYFGNMDKMVAAMRAFKGLYKTLFLNRKAFALLTSQGLRGKELTEALWKVHRDDFIMGRGSALPDCFCEFNL is encoded by the exons ATGATCGCCTCAACGGTGCGCAAGCCCTTGTTTGGCGTTACAGTATTGGCGTTTTCTCTCTTTCTCGCTCTCTTCTTATTCCCACCTTTTCCTTTCTTCTCCGACCCTACCCTTACCTTTAATTCTTCCCT GGTTGAAAGACCTGAGATATGGAGCATTCGAAGGATAGCCGAGTGGCGACCGTGCAATTGGTGGCTCCAACCCCAACTTAATG CTCTTCCTGCTCAGACTAATGGGTATATTCGAGTGGATTGTTATGGTGGGCTCAATCAGATGAGGAGAGAC TTGTGTGATGGTGTTGGAATAGCTTGTTTGCTGAATGCTATCCTTGTTTTGCCAAAGTTTGAAGTGGCTGCATATTGGAATGAGTCAAG CGGTTTTGAAGATGTGTTTGATGTAGACTACTTCATCCAACAAATGAAAGGCTTTGTTGAAGTGGTAAAGGAGCTTCCAACCGAGATTGCATCAAAAGATCCCGTAAGAGTCGATTGCAGCAAACGCAAAGGCCAATTTGACTATGTTGAGAGTGTTCTTCCTTCCCTATTGAAGCATGGTTATATCTCAATCACCCCTGCAATGAGTCAAAGAAGGGATAG GTACCCTCTTTATGCAAAAGCTGCACTTTGTCAGGGTTGTTATAGTGCATTGCGCCTTACAAGCACATTAGAGAAGAAAGCGTTTGAGCTTCTGCAAGCTATACCAAAGCCCTTCTTATCACTTCACCTTCGATTTGAACCTGACATGGTAGCTTATAGTCAATGCAAATACACTGGTCTTTCTCTTGCTTCTGCAAAAGCTATAGAAGCTGCACGGGTTGATAGGAAACCTTGGACGGGAGAAATGGCTCGTCTTTGGAGAAGCCGTGGTAAATGTCCACTTACACCAAATGAAACTGCACTCATACTTGAAGCTTTAGCCATACCCACCAATACGACTATTTATTTGGCGGCCGGTGATGGCCTGATGGAACTTGAGGGACTAACATCGATGTACACCAATGTTGTTACTAAATCTAGTCTTCTTAGCGGAGAGGACTTCACAACCATGCATGGGAATACAAAAGCTGCACTTGATTATTATGTGTCTATTAACAGTGATTCTTACATGGCTACTTATTTTGGGAACATGGATAAGATGGTTGCAGCAATGCGAGCTTTCAAGGGGTTGTATAAGACACTTTTCTTAAATAGGAAGGCTTTTGCATTGTTAACCTCTCAAGGGCTTAGAGGAAAGGAACTAACAGAAGCCCTGTGGAAGGTTCATAGAGATGATTTCATAATGGGTAGAGGATCTGCTTTACCAGACTGTTTTTGCGAATTCAATTTATGA
- the LOC104120534 gene encoding O-fucosyltransferase 13 isoform X2: MRRDLCDGVGIACLLNAILVLPKFEVAAYWNESSGFEDVFDVDYFIQQMKGFVEVVKELPTEIASKDPVRVDCSKRKGQFDYVESVLPSLLKHGYISITPAMSQRRDRYPLYAKAALCQGCYSALRLTSTLEKKAFELLQAIPKPFLSLHLRFEPDMVAYSQCKYTGLSLASAKAIEAARVDRKPWTGEMARLWRSRGKCPLTPNETALILEALAIPTNTTIYLAAGDGLMELEGLTSMYTNVVTKSSLLSGEDFTTMHGNTKAALDYYVSINSDSYMATYFGNMDKMVAAMRAFKGLYKTLFLNRKAFALLTSQGLRGKELTEALWKVHRDDFIMGRGSALPDCFCEFNL; this comes from the exons ATGAGGAGAGAC TTGTGTGATGGTGTTGGAATAGCTTGTTTGCTGAATGCTATCCTTGTTTTGCCAAAGTTTGAAGTGGCTGCATATTGGAATGAGTCAAG CGGTTTTGAAGATGTGTTTGATGTAGACTACTTCATCCAACAAATGAAAGGCTTTGTTGAAGTGGTAAAGGAGCTTCCAACCGAGATTGCATCAAAAGATCCCGTAAGAGTCGATTGCAGCAAACGCAAAGGCCAATTTGACTATGTTGAGAGTGTTCTTCCTTCCCTATTGAAGCATGGTTATATCTCAATCACCCCTGCAATGAGTCAAAGAAGGGATAG GTACCCTCTTTATGCAAAAGCTGCACTTTGTCAGGGTTGTTATAGTGCATTGCGCCTTACAAGCACATTAGAGAAGAAAGCGTTTGAGCTTCTGCAAGCTATACCAAAGCCCTTCTTATCACTTCACCTTCGATTTGAACCTGACATGGTAGCTTATAGTCAATGCAAATACACTGGTCTTTCTCTTGCTTCTGCAAAAGCTATAGAAGCTGCACGGGTTGATAGGAAACCTTGGACGGGAGAAATGGCTCGTCTTTGGAGAAGCCGTGGTAAATGTCCACTTACACCAAATGAAACTGCACTCATACTTGAAGCTTTAGCCATACCCACCAATACGACTATTTATTTGGCGGCCGGTGATGGCCTGATGGAACTTGAGGGACTAACATCGATGTACACCAATGTTGTTACTAAATCTAGTCTTCTTAGCGGAGAGGACTTCACAACCATGCATGGGAATACAAAAGCTGCACTTGATTATTATGTGTCTATTAACAGTGATTCTTACATGGCTACTTATTTTGGGAACATGGATAAGATGGTTGCAGCAATGCGAGCTTTCAAGGGGTTGTATAAGACACTTTTCTTAAATAGGAAGGCTTTTGCATTGTTAACCTCTCAAGGGCTTAGAGGAAAGGAACTAACAGAAGCCCTGTGGAAGGTTCATAGAGATGATTTCATAATGGGTAGAGGATCTGCTTTACCAGACTGTTTTTGCGAATTCAATTTATGA
- the LOC104120533 gene encoding pentatricopeptide repeat-containing protein At1g52620 has protein sequence MSKTLLSLIKPLHKPKPRTPSPTNFPLTRRSKELVNEVCQILQTQDQWEHTVEIRLSEEEVVPSDIAHHVFDKLKDAHVGLKFFDWVSQRPYGCPLDRFAYSSLLKLLAKFRVFPEIETLLPNLTTCEDKLPTLEALDAVIKAYSDSNLVDKAVELYYFVLKTYDLVPHVVTVNSLLHGLVKDSKIKAARRLYDELVERSGGSVENKFLDNFSTCIIVTGLSKEGKVEEGRKLIEDRWGKGCVPNVVFYNTLIDGYCKKGDIRSAYRLFNELKLKSFLPTVETYGALINGFCKDGNFGKVDMLVQEMVARGVIISVQVYNSIIHARCRHGFTEEAMDTVRKMIEAGSKPDIVTYNTLISYSCKDEKIQEAEKLLEQVKNVGLVPTKFTYTPMIHAYCKFGDFERALSLLAEMTEYGDKPDVSTYGALVHGLVVSGEVDVALVIRDKMIERGVLPDAGIYNVLMSGLCKKLKLPVARQLLDEMLVHGILPDAYVYATLVDGCVRNGEFHEAKKLFEKTIEMGMDPDLVGYNAMIKGYCKFGLMKDAVACFSRMKKSKIAPDAFSYSTVIDGYVKQHDLHLALTMLAHMVKRICMPNVVTYSSLIYGFCQNGDLVGAENLFNRMQSNGMMPNVITYSILIGSFCKVGKLAKAAFIFEQMLMHKCYPTDVTFNYLVNGFSHCTPTIFSEEKSDPHDEKNSMFMGTFKRMISDGWHPRNAAYNSIIICLCLQKMLKTALQLRDKMISKGYTTDPITFAALLNGICLDGNSKEWKNIISCSLSATQLSVALKYSLIFDQYLSRGFSSEASVILHSLVKDRIS, from the coding sequence ATGTCTAAAACCCTCCTCTCCCTCATTAAACCCCTTCACAAACCAAAACCCAGAACCCCTTCTCCGACCAACTTCCCCTTAACACGCCGCAGTAAAGAACTCGTTAACGAGGTCTGCCAAATCCTCCAAACTCAAGACCAGTGGGAACACACTGTCGAAATCCGCCTTTCCGAGGAAGAAGTTGTCCCTTCCGACATTGCCCACCATGTGTTCGACAAACTTAAGGATGCTCATGTGGGTCTCAAGTTCTTTGATTGGGTCTCTCAAAGACCCTACGGTTGTCCCCTTGATCGTTTTGCTTATTCTTCTCTTTTGAAACTCTTGGCTAAGTTTAGAGTCTTTCCTGAAATTGAAACTTTGTTACCCAACTTGACAACTTGTGAAGATAAGTTGCCCACACTCGAGGCGTTGGATGCTGTAATTAAAGCTTACTCTGATTCTAATTTGGTTGATAAAGCTGTTGAATTGTATTACTTTGTGTTGAAAACTTATGATTTGGTTCCACATGTAGTTACTGTTAATTCTTTACTTCATGGTCTTGTAAAAGATAGTAAGATTAAAGCAGCTAGGCGACTGTATGATGAACTCGTTGAGAGAAGTGGTGGTTCTGTTGAGAATAaatttttggataattttagCACTTGTATTATTGTCACAGGGTTGAGTAAAGAGGGGAAGGTTGAAGAAGGGAGGAAATTGATTGAGGATAGGTGGGGTAAAGGTTGTGTACCAAATGTTGTTTTTTATAACACATTAATTGATGGCTATTGCAAGAAGGGTGACATTAGAAGCGCGTATAGGCTTTTCAATGAGTTAAAATTGAAGAGCTTTTTACCCACAGTGGAGACTTATGGGGCATTGATAAATGGGTTTTGTAAAGATGGGAACTTTGGAAAAGTTGATATGCTTGTACAGGAGATGGTTGCAAGGGGTGTGATTATTAGTGTCCAAGTGTATAACTCTATTATTCATGCTAGGTGTAGGCATGGTTTTACTGAGGAAGCAATGGACACCGTAAGAAAAATGATTGAAGCTGGCAGTAAGCCAGATATAGTGACATACAACACATTGATCTCTTATTCATGCAAGGATGAGAAAATTCAGGAAGCTGAAAAGCTTCTAGAACAGGTTAAGAATGTTGGGTTGGTGCCAACCAAGTTTACTTATACTCCTATGATACATGCCTACTGCAAATTTGGTGATTTTGAAAGGGCGTTAAGTTTGCTTGCTGAGATGACGGAGTATGGTGATAAACCTGATGTATCAACCTATGGAGCTCTTGTCCATGGGTTGGTGGTATCTGGTGAAGTTGATGTTGCATTAGTCATTCGAGACAAGATGATAGAAAGGGGAGTATTACCTGATGCTGGCATTTATAACGTTTTGATGAGTGGGCTCTGCAAAAAATTGAAGCTTCCTGTTGCCAGGCAGCTCCTTGATGAGATGCTTGTCCATGGTATATTACCTGATGCTTATGTGTATGCCACTTTGGTAGATGGATGTGTAAGAAATGGGGAATTTCATGAAGCAAAGAAGCTGTTTGAGAAGACAATTGAAATGGGTATGGATCCTGACCTTGTAGGGTACAATGCCATGATCAAGGGATACTGTAAGTTTGGACTGATGAAAGATGCAGTTGCTTGCTTCAGTAGAATGAAAAAGTCAAAAATAGCTCCTGATGCATTTAGTTATTCAACAGTAATTGATGGGTATGTAAAGCAGCATGACTTACACCTAGCATTAACCATGCTCGCTCACATGGTAAAGCGCATCTGTATGCCAAATGTGGTCACGTACAGCTCTCTGATTTATGGCTTTTGCCAGAATGGAGATCTTGTGGGAGCTGAAAATTTATTCAACAGAATGCAATCAAATGGTATGATGCCTAATGTGATAACGTATAGTATACTAATTGGCAGCTTTTGTAAAGTGGGAAAACTTGCAAAAGCAGCTTTTATTTTTGAACAAATGCTCATGCACAAGTGCTACCCAACTGATGTCACGTTCAATTATTTGGTTAATGGGTTTTCCCATTGCACGCCTACTATTTTCTCGGAGGAGAAAAGTGATCCTCATGATGAGAAGAACTCTATGTTTATGGGTACTTTTAAAAGAATGATATCAGATGGATGGCACCCGAGAAATGCTGCATACAATTCCATTATCATCTGCCTCTGTTTACAGAAAATGCTCAAAACTGCATTGCAACTGCGTGACAAGATGATTAGTAAAGGTTACACAACAGATCCAATTACTTTCGCCGCCTTGTTAAATGGGATTTGCTTAGATGGAAACTCCAAggaatggaaaaatattatttcctGCAGCTTAAGTGCGACACAGCTAAGTGTCGCATTAAAGTATTCTTTGATATTTGACCAGTACCTAAGTCGTGGATTCAGCTCTGAGGCTTCAGTGATCTTGCATAGCTTGGTTAAAGACCGTATCTCATAA